A genomic stretch from Amycolatopsis sp. 195334CR includes:
- a CDS encoding DUF4394 domain-containing protein — protein MRKTTAAVAAVAAILATGFGTATASATGSGTTGPGLLVLGESGLLTRHDAKNPLLIKHKVQVKGLAKHDRLIGIDVRPANGVVYALGASGQLYTVDARSGKATGIGTPVPLAGKAAGFDFNPTVDRIRLVTDTGQNLRLHPDTGAVAATDGALAYAPGDRHAGARPQVAASGYTNSVAGATTTALYGVDSAKDTLVLQGTAPGVTPPVSPNTGQLFTVGRLGVNVTSVNGFDIGAGNQAVAAVRLGGLVPALVRIDLGSGHAKVVSPLLTKPVGVAFLG, from the coding sequence ATGCGCAAGACAACCGCCGCTGTCGCGGCCGTGGCCGCGATCCTGGCCACCGGGTTCGGTACCGCCACCGCGTCGGCCACCGGATCGGGCACGACCGGGCCGGGGCTGCTCGTGCTCGGCGAAAGCGGGCTGCTGACCCGGCACGATGCCAAGAACCCGCTGTTGATCAAGCACAAGGTCCAGGTCAAGGGGCTGGCCAAGCACGACCGCCTGATCGGCATCGACGTGCGCCCGGCCAACGGCGTGGTCTACGCGCTGGGCGCCTCGGGCCAGCTCTACACCGTGGACGCGCGATCCGGGAAGGCGACCGGGATCGGCACCCCGGTGCCGCTCGCGGGCAAGGCGGCCGGGTTCGACTTCAACCCCACCGTCGACCGGATCCGGCTGGTCACCGACACCGGGCAGAACCTGCGACTGCACCCGGACACCGGCGCGGTCGCCGCCACCGACGGCGCGCTCGCCTACGCCCCGGGCGACCGGCACGCCGGCGCGCGGCCGCAGGTCGCCGCCTCCGGCTACACCAACAGCGTGGCCGGGGCCACCACCACCGCGCTGTACGGCGTGGACTCGGCCAAGGACACCCTGGTCCTGCAAGGAACCGCGCCCGGTGTCACACCGCCGGTCTCCCCGAACACCGGCCAGCTGTTCACCGTCGGGCGGCTCGGGGTGAACGTCACCTCGGTCAACGGCTTCGACATCGGCGCCGGGAACCAGGCCGTCGCCGCGGTCCGCCTCGGTGGCCTGGTGCCCGCGCTGGTGAGGATCGATCTCGGCTCCGGGCACGCGAAGGTCGTCTCGCCGCTGCTGACCAAACCGGTTGGCGTCGCCTTCCTCGGCTGA
- a CDS encoding sigma-70 family RNA polymerase sigma factor — MGRFAGGRRARPEPGLADEQSLRDAYQAHGAELYRFALRQLHDDGAAQDVVQEVFLRAWRSSERFDAAAGSLRGWLFAIARHVVIDEIRRRTARTTRDAATARTELEPGFDEDRMNAWVVEEALRRISPEHRVALVETYLRGRPYPEVAAEQGIPPGTLRSRLFYGLKSLRVVMEEMGVEP; from the coding sequence ATGGGCAGATTCGCGGGCGGGCGCCGGGCCCGCCCGGAACCCGGGCTCGCCGACGAGCAGTCGCTGCGCGACGCCTACCAGGCCCACGGCGCCGAGCTGTACCGGTTCGCGCTGCGACAGCTGCACGACGACGGCGCCGCGCAGGACGTGGTGCAGGAGGTGTTCCTGCGGGCCTGGCGATCCTCCGAACGCTTCGACGCGGCGGCGGGCAGCCTGCGAGGATGGCTGTTCGCGATCGCCCGGCACGTGGTGATCGACGAGATCCGCCGCCGCACCGCCCGCACGACCCGCGACGCCGCGACCGCGCGCACCGAGTTGGAACCGGGCTTCGACGAGGACAGGATGAACGCCTGGGTGGTCGAGGAAGCGCTGCGGCGCATCAGCCCGGAACACCGCGTCGCGCTGGTGGAAACCTACCTGCGCGGGCGACCGTATCCGGAAGTGGCCGCCGAGCAAGGGATCCCGCCCGGCACCCTGCGCAGCAGACTGTTCTACGGCCTCAAGTCGCTGCGGGTCGTGATGGAAGAGATGGGAGTTGAG
- the sigK gene encoding ECF RNA polymerase sigma factor SigK — protein sequence MDKRVPVTTAEPGEAAPGPEELLRRVAGGDEAAFEALYDVIAGPVMGVVVRVLRDRAQAEEVTQEVLLEVWRQAARYEEDRAAALSWVLMIAHRRAVDRVRSHQAALDRDDRAGRMDVRRPFDQVSEATFANVDQRRVRRCLGALTDLQRESIVLAYYNGYTYREVGVVLKTPPGTVKTRIRDGLIRLRDCLGVTS from the coding sequence GTGGACAAGCGGGTGCCGGTGACGACAGCTGAGCCAGGGGAGGCAGCGCCTGGGCCGGAGGAGTTGCTGCGGCGGGTGGCCGGTGGTGACGAGGCGGCTTTCGAGGCGCTCTACGACGTGATCGCCGGGCCGGTGATGGGCGTGGTGGTCCGGGTGCTGCGGGATCGTGCGCAGGCCGAGGAGGTCACCCAGGAGGTGCTGCTGGAGGTGTGGCGCCAAGCCGCGCGGTACGAGGAGGACCGGGCGGCGGCACTGTCGTGGGTTCTGATGATCGCCCACCGGCGCGCGGTGGACCGGGTGCGGTCGCACCAGGCCGCACTCGACCGGGACGACCGGGCCGGGCGGATGGACGTGCGGCGGCCGTTCGACCAGGTCAGCGAAGCGACCTTCGCCAACGTCGACCAGCGGCGGGTGCGCCGGTGCCTGGGCGCGCTGACCGACCTGCAACGCGAATCCATCGTGCTCGCCTACTACAACGGCTACACCTACCGCGAGGTCGGTGTGGTGCTGAAGACCCCACCGGGAACGGTGAAAACCCGCATCAGGGATGGACTGATCCGGCTGCGAGACTGCTTGGGAGTGACGTCATGA